The following are encoded in a window of Methylicorpusculum oleiharenae genomic DNA:
- a CDS encoding type III PLP-dependent enzyme domain-containing protein, whose product MNHHNIKKHVKHSPAFVFDKNAVISALQKTDALRQASGCKVLYSIKSLSLVPVMQWCLPYVDGFSVSSLFEAKLAYQVLGGRGSIHLTTPGIGPDQVSELNHLCTHISCNSLHQYQLFNQLTDKKAELGLRVNPQRSFLQDERFDPCRPFSKLGVILSELEQVIETAPIAGVHFHTVFASMTFEPLMQSLEAIKASMGSAFKQLRWINLGGGYLYDQIEDAGDFINLVKALKKSFDLEVYIEPGKAIVGQSGYLVTTVIDKFERNGKTICVLDTTVNHHPEVFEYQYQPQLVEHREEGQFNAILAGSTCLAGDLFGEYRFDKPLEMGDRLIFKDAGAYTFVKSNRFNGHNYPALYSCENSTVKFLKSYDFEDYLNYSGWTV is encoded by the coding sequence ATGAACCATCACAATATCAAAAAACATGTCAAGCATTCACCCGCTTTTGTCTTCGACAAAAACGCAGTCATCAGCGCTTTACAAAAAACGGACGCGCTCCGACAGGCCTCCGGTTGTAAAGTCTTGTATTCGATAAAGTCACTGTCTTTGGTTCCGGTAATGCAGTGGTGTTTGCCTTATGTTGACGGCTTTTCTGTCAGCTCGTTGTTTGAGGCAAAGCTGGCATATCAAGTTTTGGGTGGAAGGGGTTCCATACACTTAACCACACCGGGAATTGGACCTGATCAGGTTAGCGAATTGAATCATCTTTGTACCCACATCAGTTGCAATTCTTTGCATCAATATCAGTTATTTAATCAATTGACCGATAAAAAAGCCGAGCTAGGTTTACGCGTCAATCCGCAGCGGTCATTTTTGCAGGACGAACGTTTTGATCCCTGTCGGCCATTTTCAAAATTAGGCGTGATTTTATCGGAATTGGAGCAGGTTATCGAAACAGCGCCTATTGCCGGCGTGCATTTTCATACCGTATTTGCGTCCATGACGTTTGAACCGCTGATGCAGTCTCTGGAGGCTATCAAGGCCAGTATGGGCAGTGCTTTCAAGCAGTTGCGATGGATTAATTTGGGCGGCGGCTACCTGTATGATCAAATCGAAGATGCCGGTGATTTTATCAACCTGGTGAAAGCGCTGAAGAAGTCATTTGATCTGGAAGTTTACATTGAACCGGGTAAAGCGATTGTCGGGCAAAGCGGTTATCTGGTGACGACGGTCATCGATAAATTTGAGCGTAATGGAAAAACGATTTGCGTATTGGATACCACCGTTAATCATCATCCCGAAGTATTTGAATACCAGTATCAACCTCAACTGGTTGAACATCGGGAGGAGGGTCAATTTAACGCTATTTTGGCCGGTTCCACGTGTTTGGCTGGCGATCTGTTTGGAGAATATCGTTTTGATAAGCCTTTAGAAATGGGTGACAGGCTGATTTTTAAAGATGCAGGCGCTTATACTTTTGTTAAATCAAACCGATTTAATGGACACAACTATCCGGCACTCTACAGTTGTGAAAATTCAACGGTCAAGTTTCTTAAAAGTTACGATTTTGAGGATTATCTGAATTATTCCGGTTGGACAGTTTGA
- a CDS encoding 5-formyltetrahydrofolate cyclo-ligase, giving the protein MWTPDLTENIKSDQRKQAYAARAAQPNKDVLSRVICQKVLDHPAYAVAKTVMWYVGCKSEVRTVDFIAGGLSAHQSIVVPYCTQDAEGQKILGLWLLDDINELVSGTWGILEPPQNRWQENRKQVNPDQLDLIIVPGVAFDDKCGRLGNGAGYYDRLLSQLASSTVLMGICFQSQIVDEVKMEPHDVYMDWVVTEHSTYHGSGRKPGK; this is encoded by the coding sequence ATGTGGACACCCGATTTAACTGAAAACATCAAATCCGATCAGCGCAAGCAGGCGTATGCGGCAAGAGCGGCCCAACCCAATAAAGATGTGCTGAGCCGCGTTATTTGTCAAAAAGTCCTGGATCATCCGGCCTATGCCGTGGCTAAAACGGTGATGTGGTATGTGGGATGCAAGTCGGAAGTTCGCACAGTTGATTTTATTGCTGGAGGCTTGTCCGCGCACCAAAGCATCGTGGTGCCATACTGCACTCAAGACGCAGAAGGTCAAAAAATACTGGGCTTATGGCTTTTGGACGATATAAATGAGTTGGTGAGTGGTACCTGGGGTATTCTTGAGCCGCCTCAAAATCGATGGCAGGAAAACCGCAAACAGGTCAACCCGGATCAGTTGGATTTGATCATCGTACCCGGGGTGGCTTTTGATGATAAATGCGGGCGTTTGGGCAATGGTGCAGGCTACTATGACCGGCTTCTAAGTCAATTAGCAAGCAGTACAGTACTGATGGGTATTTGCTTTCAGTCACAGATAGTGGATGAAGTAAAAATGGAGCCGCACGACGTTTACATGGATTGGGTTGTTACAGAACATTCAACTTATCATGGATCAGGCAGAAAACCGGGCAAATGA
- a CDS encoding NAD(P)-dependent methylenetetrahydromethanopterin dehydrogenase has product MEKPFILHMLTTAKNLSPFDVNMAMDAGWVCTVPYTNVEPSEVRGLVQDAIFSRSPKGLQKTGIFIGGRDTKQAMDMLKLAKNSMVPPFEVSVFADPSGAFTTAAGMVAAVENELKSKFNTSLQGINILALGGTGPVGQAAAVIAAIAGANVRIVGRQLDKAQRIADLCNEEFGEGKIAISAGVDSEKSHYMQTADVVFATGAAGIELLSAELLTDAPQLKVVADVNAVPPSGIAGVDAFHNGAPVPGSKSGAVAIGALAIGNVKYQAQNKLLKLMIDSDKPIYLHFTHAFEVAREYFKANG; this is encoded by the coding sequence ATGGAAAAGCCGTTTATCTTACACATGCTGACCACTGCAAAAAATCTGAGTCCTTTTGATGTCAATATGGCTATGGATGCAGGCTGGGTTTGCACAGTACCTTATACCAATGTAGAGCCCAGTGAAGTTAGAGGGTTGGTTCAAGACGCCATTTTTTCGCGTAGCCCTAAAGGTTTACAAAAAACCGGTATATTTATTGGCGGTAGAGACACAAAACAAGCGATGGATATGCTTAAACTAGCCAAAAACTCAATGGTACCTCCTTTTGAAGTATCGGTTTTTGCTGATCCTAGCGGCGCCTTTACTACGGCAGCCGGCATGGTTGCCGCCGTTGAAAACGAATTAAAATCCAAATTTAATACTTCCCTGCAAGGCATCAACATTCTGGCGTTAGGAGGTACAGGGCCCGTAGGCCAGGCAGCTGCAGTTATAGCCGCAATCGCCGGCGCCAATGTCAGGATTGTAGGACGTCAGCTCGACAAGGCGCAGCGCATAGCCGATCTATGTAACGAAGAATTCGGTGAAGGAAAAATTGCAATTTCAGCCGGTGTCGATTCTGAAAAAAGCCATTACATGCAGACAGCGGATGTTGTATTTGCAACCGGTGCAGCCGGTATAGAACTGCTGAGTGCCGAACTTCTTACCGATGCTCCGCAACTTAAAGTGGTTGCCGATGTTAATGCTGTGCCACCCTCCGGTATAGCCGGCGTTGATGCGTTTCATAACGGCGCACCTGTTCCAGGTTCAAAAAGTGGTGCAGTGGCCATCGGCGCTTTAGCAATAGGCAATGTCAAATATCAGGCCCAAAATAAATTGCTGAAACTGATGATTGACAGTGATAAACCCATTTATTTGCACTTTACTCATGCGTTTGAAGTAGCTAGAGAATATTTCAAAGCAAACGGCTGA
- a CDS encoding NAD(P)-dependent methylenetetrahydromethanopterin dehydrogenase, whose amino-acid sequence MEKRSILHMLDPMPNNSPFDVNMALDAGFEVLMPYSNVKLDSVYGLTQDAIFSRSPSGVKRTGLFIGGRDMGLAIDMLNAAKLAMVPPFEISVFADPSGAFTTAAALVACVEKELVTHHNKTLQDCKAIVFGGTGPVGVATGVIASLAGAETTIVDHLSFDTANDIVKEYNRRFKATLKAAKASSDEQKAELIADHDIVFCTAKAGIQVLNAKVLENARLLKVAGDVNAVPPMGIEGIKSTDLGKPLIHAINATGAVGVGALAVGNIKYKLQQVLLKSMLETERPLYLDFRDAFEKARAII is encoded by the coding sequence ATGGAGAAACGAAGCATACTCCACATGCTTGACCCCATGCCCAACAACAGTCCATTTGACGTCAACATGGCGCTGGATGCCGGTTTTGAAGTACTCATGCCTTACAGCAATGTGAAACTGGATAGTGTGTATGGACTGACGCAAGATGCCATATTTTCCCGCAGCCCCTCCGGAGTAAAACGGACGGGTCTGTTTATCGGTGGACGAGACATGGGCTTGGCAATTGACATGCTCAATGCCGCCAAACTGGCCATGGTTCCACCTTTTGAAATATCGGTGTTCGCTGACCCCAGCGGCGCATTCACCACTGCTGCGGCGTTGGTTGCCTGCGTAGAAAAAGAATTAGTGACACATCACAATAAAACTTTGCAAGACTGTAAGGCAATTGTCTTTGGTGGCACCGGTCCGGTAGGTGTCGCTACAGGTGTAATTGCTTCACTGGCCGGTGCTGAAACAACGATCGTAGATCATTTATCCTTTGATACGGCTAACGATATTGTCAAAGAATACAACCGCCGTTTTAAAGCGACATTAAAAGCAGCAAAAGCCAGCTCTGATGAACAAAAGGCTGAATTGATTGCCGATCATGACATCGTCTTCTGTACAGCGAAAGCGGGAATTCAGGTTTTAAACGCAAAGGTTCTTGAAAATGCCCGCTTACTGAAAGTGGCCGGTGATGTGAATGCAGTCCCGCCAATGGGAATTGAGGGGATCAAATCAACGGATTTAGGTAAGCCCTTGATTCATGCGATTAATGCCACAGGCGCTGTCGGCGTAGGTGCTTTAGCTGTTGGGAACATTAAATATAAATTGCAACAGGTACTGCTTAAATCCATGTTGGAAACTGAGCGCCCGCTTTATCTTGATTTTAGAGATGCTTTCGAAAAAGCCAGGGCGATTATCTGA